The Algoriphagus sp. TR-M9 genome has a window encoding:
- a CDS encoding isopenicillin N synthase family dioxygenase, translated as MEILFDAIPSLDLAEFTSGSPSQKEAFVKKLGEAYQNIGFVAIKNHGLSQDLQDRLYGSIQDFFALPDEIKSKYEKPEIGFQRGYTGKGKEHAKGRNTGDLKEFYHVGQELARIPDSDPVKSEYPPNIWPSEIPEFQNDANEAYRTLENAGKAMLRAIALSLDLDEEYFEEKVAYGNSILRQIHYFPIENPEAVPADAVRAAEHGDINLITLLMGASADGLQVLRKDGKWIPITALPDQLVVNVGDMLERLTNKKLKSTIHRVVNPPKDKMNSSRYSIPFFMHPRSEMDLTCLESCVDAENPKQFEDATAGEFLEERLRELGLRK; from the coding sequence ATGGAAATCCTTTTTGATGCCATTCCCAGTTTAGATTTAGCAGAATTCACCTCCGGAAGCCCTTCTCAAAAGGAAGCTTTTGTAAAGAAACTCGGTGAGGCTTACCAAAACATAGGTTTTGTGGCCATCAAAAACCATGGCCTGTCCCAAGACCTACAGGATAGACTTTATGGTTCTATTCAAGATTTTTTTGCACTGCCTGATGAGATCAAATCCAAGTATGAAAAACCAGAAATCGGATTTCAAAGAGGATACACCGGTAAGGGAAAGGAGCATGCGAAGGGGAGAAACACGGGAGATTTAAAGGAATTTTACCACGTGGGACAAGAGCTGGCTAGGATCCCAGATTCTGATCCGGTAAAGTCAGAATACCCACCCAACATCTGGCCCTCAGAAATACCTGAATTTCAAAACGACGCTAACGAAGCTTACAGAACGCTAGAAAATGCAGGCAAGGCTATGCTTCGTGCGATTGCGCTTTCGCTGGACCTGGATGAAGAATACTTCGAAGAAAAGGTAGCTTACGGAAATTCTATTTTGCGCCAAATTCATTATTTCCCCATCGAAAACCCTGAAGCTGTGCCGGCAGATGCCGTACGAGCGGCAGAGCATGGGGACATCAACCTGATCACATTGCTGATGGGCGCTAGCGCAGATGGCTTGCAGGTGCTGAGGAAGGATGGCAAGTGGATTCCGATTACAGCACTTCCAGACCAGTTAGTAGTAAACGTAGGAGATATGCTGGAGCGCCTGACAAACAAGAAGCTCAAATCCACCATTCACAGAGTGGTCAATCCTCCAAAAGATAAGATGAATTCCAGCCGCTATTCCATTCCTTTCTTCATGCACCCTCGGTCTGAAATGGACCTGACCTGTCTGGAAAGTTGTGTAGATGCGGAAAATCCAAAGCAATTTGAAGATGCCACGGCGGGTGAATTTCTCGAAGAGCGACTGCGCGAACTAGGCTTGAGGAAGTAA
- the serS gene encoding serine--tRNA ligase: MLLVNQIRENYAGVLAGLQKRNFPNAEAALKKAIELDDLRKSTQAERDQIQAESNSISKQIGALMREGKAEEAVKIREKTAELKAQGKDLEEQNSKAEQDLKALLYTIPNVPHSSVPAGTSAEDNEVVLENGTIPELFPDKLPHWDLIKKYDIIDFDLGAKITGAGFPVYKGKGARLQRALINFFLDEALAQGYYEIQPPILVNEDSGYGTGQLPDKEGQMYHAGADDLYLIPTGEVPITNIYRDVILTESELPIKNVGHSPCFRREAGSWGAHVRGLNRLHQFDKVEIVQVTHPEKSYEALEEMSTYVQGLLQKLELPYRVLRLCGGDMGFTSALTYDMEVYSAAQERWLEVSSVSNFETYQTSRLKLRFKGEDKKTQLAHSLNGSALALPRIVASILENNQTPDGILMPKVLHPYLGFEKI; encoded by the coding sequence ATGCTGTTAGTTAATCAAATAAGAGAAAACTACGCCGGCGTCCTGGCCGGACTTCAAAAGAGAAATTTTCCAAACGCTGAGGCTGCCCTGAAGAAGGCTATTGAGCTAGATGATCTGCGAAAGTCAACGCAGGCTGAGCGTGACCAGATACAAGCAGAATCGAATAGCATTTCCAAGCAGATTGGCGCTTTGATGCGTGAAGGAAAAGCCGAGGAAGCAGTCAAAATCCGTGAAAAAACAGCGGAATTGAAAGCCCAGGGAAAAGACTTGGAAGAGCAGAACTCCAAAGCGGAGCAAGACTTGAAAGCTTTGCTGTACACCATCCCAAATGTACCGCACAGCTCAGTTCCAGCTGGCACTTCTGCAGAGGATAATGAAGTGGTACTCGAAAACGGCACCATTCCCGAGCTTTTCCCGGACAAACTTCCCCACTGGGATCTGATCAAAAAATATGACATTATTGATTTTGATCTAGGGGCGAAAATCACAGGAGCAGGATTTCCAGTCTACAAAGGGAAAGGAGCTCGACTCCAGCGTGCCCTGATTAATTTCTTTCTGGATGAAGCTTTGGCGCAGGGATACTATGAAATCCAGCCTCCAATTTTGGTCAATGAGGATTCAGGGTATGGCACAGGTCAGCTACCGGATAAGGAAGGGCAGATGTACCATGCCGGCGCTGACGACTTGTATTTGATCCCAACGGGAGAGGTGCCCATTACTAATATTTACAGGGATGTGATCCTTACGGAAAGTGAGCTTCCCATCAAAAATGTGGGGCATTCACCTTGCTTCAGAAGAGAGGCGGGCAGTTGGGGAGCTCATGTGCGTGGGCTGAATAGACTGCACCAGTTTGATAAAGTAGAGATCGTACAGGTGACGCATCCTGAGAAATCCTATGAAGCACTGGAAGAAATGAGCACTTATGTACAGGGACTTTTGCAAAAACTGGAGCTGCCTTACCGGGTGCTGAGACTTTGCGGAGGAGATATGGGCTTTACTTCCGCATTGACTTACGATATGGAAGTCTATTCTGCAGCTCAGGAAAGATGGCTGGAAGTAAGCTCAGTGTCTAATTTTGAAACTTATCAAACGAGTCGACTCAAACTTCGGTTCAAAGGTGAAGATAAGAAAACCCAGTTGGCTCACTCCTTAAACGGAAGTGCATTGGCACTACCTCGGATCGTAGCTTCCATTTTGGAAAATAACCAAACTCCGGATGGGATTCTAATGCCGAAGGTGCTTCACCCTTACCTGGGATTCGAAAAAATCTGA